A region of the Pseudomonas anguilliseptica genome:
TCAAAAAAACTGCACATCGACATCGTTTCTGATGTGGTTTGCCCGTGGTGCATCGTCGGTTACCGGCAGCTGGAAAAGGCCCTGCAAGCCAGCGGCACCGACTATGAGCTGCATTGGCAGCCGTTTGAGCTAAACCCCGACATGGTGCCCGAAGGACAAAACCTGAGCGAACACCTCGCCGAGAAATATGGGGCGAGCAAAGAGCAGTCGCAAGAGAACCGTCTACGCATAACGCAGGCCGGCGCAGAGCTGGGCTTCGAGTTCAGTTTTGCCGACGACATGCGCATGCACAACACCTTCAATGTTCATCAGCTTCTGCATTGGGCCGATCAACAGGGCCACATGCACGACTTGAAACAGGCGTTTTTCGTCGCGCACTTCACCCATCGCCGCAATCTC
Encoded here:
- a CDS encoding DsbA family oxidoreductase; this translates as MTTLNSKKLHIDIVSDVVCPWCIVGYRQLEKALQASGTDYELHWQPFELNPDMVPEGQNLSEHLAEKYGASKEQSQENRLRITQAGAELGFEFSFADDMRMHNTFNVHQLLHWADQQGHMHDLKQAFFVAHFTHRRNLSDNNVLADVAAEIGLNRDDALAVVADQRFANEVRATEQSWISQGISGVPAVIFNRRHLVTGAQGVENYTRILEQLAAAGD